The Punica granatum isolate Tunisia-2019 chromosome 4, ASM765513v2, whole genome shotgun sequence genome has a window encoding:
- the LOC116204244 gene encoding protein PHLOEM PROTEIN 2-LIKE A1-like: MGNSQSDQVLAETDRKAKAESSQSQSQPQAIKPTAQVQPQKEAARTPRHEKQIVPPGDYKAILKEADTPLNKKNLSMKNMYDHHYSGIFLNQMKEKFWVEKSSSKKCFMLFARGLSITWADTPEYWHWKSVQEATPRDEIIEVAELLNVCWLGVHGKYEISRLSPETNYGVVFVIMQKDPAYGWDVPVNIRLILPDGTKRESRENLMERPGGDG, encoded by the exons ATGGGCAACTCGCAGTCAGATCAGGTATTAGCAGAAACTGACAGGAAGGCTAAGGCAGAGAGCTCCCAGTCCCAGTCCCAGccccaagccatcaagccaaCAGCACAAGTTCAGCCCCAAAAAGAAGCAGCAAGAACACCGAGACACGAGAAACAAATTGTTCCGCCGGGCGATTACAAAGCCATACTCAAGGAGGCAGACACGCCTCTCAACAAAAAGAATTTGTCCATGAAAAATATGTATGATCATCACTATAGTGGAATCTTCTTGAACCAAATGAAAGAG AAGTTTTGGGTAGAAAAGAGTTCGAGCAAGAAGTGCTTCATGCTGTTCGCGAGGGGTCTCTCGATTACTTGGGCCGACACCCCTGAGTACTGGCACTGGAAGAGTGTACAAGAAGCCACCCCAAG GGATGAAATTATCGAGGTGGCGGAATTACTGAATGTTTGTTGGCTAGGAGTACACGGCAAGTATGAGATATCGAGACTGTCTCCAGAAACAAATTATGGGGTTGTGTTCGTGATTATGCAGAAGGATCCAGCTTACGGCTGGGATGTCCCGGTAAATATCAGACTTATCCTTCCTGATGGAACCAAACGTGAAAGTAGAGAGAACCTCATGGAAAGGCCTGGGGGAGATGGATAG